Proteins from a single region of Metallibacterium scheffleri:
- the vapC gene encoding type II toxin-antitoxin system tRNA(fMet)-specific endonuclease VapC: MAARYLIDTNICIYIQRQRPPAVLERFRKLKPGEAVISVITWGELSYGAEKSRQRDKVLALLEELVTMLPVMPLPETAGRTYGAIRAALEAKGEPIGNNDLWIAAHAKAAGLIVVTNNEREFRRVPGLQVRNWA, encoded by the coding sequence ATGGCGGCACGCTATCTGATCGACACCAACATCTGCATCTACATCCAGCGGCAACGGCCGCCTGCGGTGCTGGAACGCTTCCGCAAGCTCAAGCCTGGCGAGGCGGTGATCTCGGTGATCACCTGGGGCGAGTTGTCCTATGGCGCGGAGAAGAGCCGCCAGCGCGACAAGGTGCTTGCGCTGCTCGAAGAGTTGGTGACGATGCTGCCGGTCATGCCGCTACCGGAAACGGCGGGGCGGACCTATGGTGCGATCCGTGCCGCACTCGAAGCGAAAGGCGAGCCGATCGGCAACAACGATCTGTGGATCGCCGCGCACGCCAAAGCGGCGGGGCTCATCGTGGTGACCAACAACGAGCGCGAGTTCAGGCGCGTACCGGGGCTGCAGGTGCGGAACTGGGCATGA
- a CDS encoding antitoxin has translation MTTARVFMSGNSQAVRLPKEFRVRSAELEIFRRGDELVLREPSGGLARAFDLLTQLPDDFLPDGRDDTPPQRREGL, from the coding sequence ATGACAACCGCCAGAGTCTTCATGTCCGGCAACAGCCAGGCCGTGCGACTGCCGAAAGAGTTCCGCGTGCGCAGTGCCGAGCTCGAGATTTTCCGGCGCGGTGATGAACTCGTGTTGCGCGAACCTTCCGGCGGGCTCGCGCGCGCGTTCGACCTGCTCACGCAATTGCCGGATGACTTTCTGCCCGATGGCCGCGATGACACGCCGCCGCAGCGGCGCGAGGGGCTGTAA
- a CDS encoding Crp/Fnr family transcriptional regulator, whose protein sequence is MTAKPKLCALDVPGMACAEPRDARVSCDRCGLVHACGMSGNGSVAFADMHKLVEDIGPFRSNDHVFKSGEPFRTLFAVKSGMVKTVQVDAEGRAQVLGFYLPGEVVGLEAVDPGVYPCDGVALESTRLCKLPFDAVSHVAQREPEVQQHLFRMFSHAIAQHEARSWDMGADQRVAAFLLDLSARYALRGLSPEHFHLPMPRSDIANFLHLAAETVSRVLARFREQGMVDIIGREVHLQQPAALRALLKDDNA, encoded by the coding sequence ATGACCGCCAAGCCGAAACTCTGCGCGCTGGACGTACCCGGCATGGCCTGCGCCGAGCCACGCGATGCAAGGGTCTCCTGTGATCGCTGCGGATTGGTACACGCTTGCGGCATGTCCGGCAACGGCAGCGTGGCCTTCGCCGACATGCACAAGCTGGTCGAGGACATCGGACCGTTTCGCAGCAATGACCACGTATTCAAATCCGGCGAGCCGTTCCGCACGCTGTTCGCGGTGAAGTCCGGCATGGTCAAGACCGTGCAAGTCGACGCCGAGGGCCGCGCCCAGGTGCTGGGCTTTTATCTGCCCGGCGAGGTCGTGGGACTGGAGGCGGTCGACCCCGGCGTGTATCCCTGCGATGGCGTCGCGCTGGAAAGCACACGCCTGTGCAAGCTGCCGTTCGATGCGGTCAGCCACGTGGCGCAACGTGAACCGGAAGTGCAGCAGCACCTGTTCCGCATGTTCAGCCACGCCATTGCGCAGCACGAGGCGCGCAGCTGGGACATGGGTGCCGATCAGCGCGTGGCAGCGTTCCTGCTCGATTTGTCGGCGCGCTATGCACTGCGTGGTTTGTCGCCGGAGCATTTCCATCTGCCCATGCCGCGCAGCGACATCGCCAACTTCCTGCACCTCGCCGCCGAAACCGTCAGCCGCGTACTGGCGCGCTTTCGCGAACAGGGCATGGTCGACATCATCGGCCGCGAGGTGCACTTGCAGCAGCCCGCCGCGCTGCGCGCGCTGCTCAAGGACGACAACGCCTGA
- the hemN gene encoding oxygen-independent coproporphyrinogen III oxidase, producing the protein MTSQAPQAPRFDAELIRRYDVAGPRYTSYPTAPQFHAGFGEAALRAEAHASNDDPIPRDLSVYVHVPFCLSPCFYCGCTRLITRDHAKGEQYLQHLYAEIERTAPLFDRDRSVVQLHFGGGTPNFLDARQMQDLLQVLGRHFNLSQAASREFGIELDPRSADPDYVRALAALGFNRLSVGIQDFDPAVQAAVNRVQSVQDTAALLQAARAAGFRSTSVDLIYGLPLQTPARFAHTLEQVIALAPDRIAAYSYAHLPQLFKAQRRIDASQLPDAASKLALLGLTVDRLTAAGYVYIGMDHFARPLDELARAQRAGTLQRNFQGYSTHAECDIIGLGMSSISRVGNAYYQNAKDLPGYYAALEAGRLPVARGLVLSADDRLRRELINALMCQGEIDIDAFGARHGIDFRRYFADALDALHEFEADGLVQWQGARLRISARGRLLTRQVAMRFDAYLGTAQNARYSRAI; encoded by the coding sequence ATGACTTCGCAAGCACCCCAGGCACCGCGCTTCGACGCCGAGCTGATCCGGCGCTACGACGTGGCCGGACCGCGCTACACCAGCTACCCGACCGCGCCGCAGTTCCACGCCGGTTTCGGTGAGGCCGCGCTGCGCGCCGAGGCGCACGCCAGCAACGACGACCCGATCCCGCGCGATCTGTCGGTATACGTGCACGTGCCGTTCTGCCTGAGCCCGTGCTTCTACTGCGGCTGCACGCGCCTGATCACGCGCGATCACGCCAAGGGCGAGCAGTACCTGCAGCACCTGTATGCCGAGATCGAGCGTACCGCGCCCTTGTTCGACCGCGACCGCAGCGTGGTGCAACTGCACTTCGGCGGCGGCACGCCCAATTTCCTTGATGCGCGGCAGATGCAGGACCTGCTGCAGGTCCTGGGCCGGCACTTCAACCTCAGCCAGGCCGCCAGCCGCGAGTTCGGCATCGAGCTGGACCCGCGCAGCGCCGACCCGGATTACGTGCGCGCACTGGCGGCACTGGGTTTCAACCGGCTCTCGGTGGGCATCCAGGACTTCGACCCGGCGGTGCAGGCCGCGGTCAACCGCGTGCAGAGCGTGCAGGACACCGCCGCGTTGCTGCAGGCCGCGCGTGCGGCCGGCTTCCGCTCGACCAGCGTGGACCTGATCTACGGCCTGCCGCTGCAGACGCCGGCGCGTTTCGCGCACACGCTGGAGCAGGTCATCGCGCTGGCGCCGGACCGCATCGCCGCCTACAGCTACGCGCACCTGCCGCAGCTGTTCAAGGCGCAGCGCCGGATCGACGCCAGCCAGTTGCCTGATGCCGCGAGCAAGCTGGCGCTGCTGGGCCTGACCGTGGACCGGCTCACCGCGGCCGGCTATGTGTACATCGGCATGGACCACTTCGCGCGGCCGCTGGACGAGCTGGCACGGGCGCAGCGCGCGGGCACGCTGCAGCGCAATTTCCAGGGTTACTCGACGCACGCCGAGTGCGACATCATCGGTCTGGGCATGAGCTCGATCAGCCGCGTGGGCAATGCCTATTACCAGAACGCCAAGGACCTCCCGGGCTATTACGCGGCGCTGGAGGCCGGGCGCCTGCCGGTGGCGCGCGGGCTGGTGCTGAGCGCGGACGACCGCCTGCGGCGCGAGCTGATCAACGCGCTGATGTGCCAGGGCGAGATCGACATCGACGCCTTTGGCGCGCGCCACGGCATCGACTTCCGGCGCTACTTCGCCGACGCGCTGGACGCGTTGCATGAGTTCGAGGCCGATGGTCTGGTGCAGTGGCAGGGCGCGCGCCTGCGCATCAGCGCGCGCGGCCGCCTGCTGACGCGCCAGGTGGCGATGCGCTTCGATGCCTACCTCGGCACCGCGCAGAACGCGCGCTACTCGCGCGCCATCTGA
- a CDS encoding cytochrome C, translating to MSTSFVAPRALRWLRATALLGVAALALLLALPAQAVPMFARETGQPCSACHIGGFGPQLTPFGRQFKLDGYRLDVHKGWDTHISAMAVESFTHTQQAQSAPPAPNYGLNNNTELQQASIFYGGKLAAHWGMLGQITYQQATGQWGWDNTDVRYAHNYMLGGKGGVFGVSFNNNPTVSDVFQTSPAWMYPYFATDLVPGPPASPAIMGAFAQQVVGATAYTMFDSNWYGEAGMYRTLSSSLLQQRPFNAGFNGRIVGAAPYARIAYTRNIGAGDIEVGGMFFDARQGQVGTNNNGTVIAVPGPYNQYKDYGIDASYQYLGTGKHIFTADALYVTERQTLTGTYSQGGSSNLRNTVNSLNLNGSYWYNNTYGITLAGFRNNGTADPILYANRTGSPLTQGYMVEFNINPFGKFNSFDQPWVNLRFGLQYTYYTLFDGAATNFDGAGTNAHANNTLFAYVWTAF from the coding sequence ATGAGCACCTCATTTGTCGCGCCGCGTGCCTTGCGCTGGCTGCGTGCCACCGCCCTGCTGGGCGTGGCTGCGCTGGCCCTGCTGCTGGCACTGCCGGCGCAGGCCGTGCCCATGTTCGCGCGCGAGACCGGGCAACCCTGTTCAGCGTGCCATATCGGTGGCTTCGGGCCACAACTGACGCCGTTCGGTCGCCAGTTCAAGCTGGACGGCTACCGGCTGGACGTGCACAAGGGTTGGGACACGCATATCTCGGCCATGGCCGTCGAAAGCTTCACCCACACCCAGCAGGCGCAATCCGCACCTCCGGCGCCCAATTACGGCCTCAACAACAACACCGAGCTGCAACAGGCCTCGATCTTCTACGGCGGCAAGCTGGCCGCTCACTGGGGCATGCTGGGTCAGATCACCTACCAGCAGGCCACCGGTCAGTGGGGCTGGGACAACACCGATGTGCGCTATGCGCACAATTACATGCTGGGCGGCAAGGGCGGCGTGTTCGGCGTTTCCTTCAACAACAATCCGACGGTCTCGGACGTGTTCCAGACCTCGCCAGCCTGGATGTATCCCTACTTCGCCACCGACCTGGTGCCTGGTCCGCCGGCGTCTCCGGCGATCATGGGCGCCTTCGCGCAGCAAGTCGTGGGCGCAACCGCCTACACCATGTTCGATTCGAACTGGTACGGCGAAGCCGGCATGTACCGCACGCTGTCCTCGAGCTTGTTGCAACAGCGGCCATTCAACGCTGGCTTCAACGGTCGCATCGTCGGGGCCGCGCCCTACGCGCGCATCGCCTACACGCGCAATATCGGTGCGGGTGACATCGAAGTGGGCGGGATGTTCTTCGACGCGCGCCAGGGCCAGGTCGGCACCAACAACAATGGCACCGTCATCGCCGTGCCCGGACCGTACAACCAGTACAAGGACTATGGCATCGATGCCAGTTACCAGTATCTCGGCACCGGCAAGCACATCTTCACCGCCGACGCGCTGTACGTGACCGAACGCCAGACCTTGACCGGTACCTACAGCCAGGGCGGATCCAGCAACCTGCGCAATACCGTCAACTCGCTCAATCTCAACGGCTCGTACTGGTACAACAATACCTACGGCATCACCCTGGCCGGCTTCCGCAACAACGGCACCGCCGACCCGATCCTGTATGCCAACCGCACCGGCTCGCCGCTGACCCAGGGCTACATGGTGGAGTTCAACATCAACCCGTTCGGCAAGTTCAACTCGTTCGACCAGCCTTGGGTGAACCTGCGCTTCGGCCTGCAGTACACCTACTACACATTGTTCGACGGCGCGGCCACCAATTTCGATGGCGCCGGCACCAACGCGCACGCCAACAACACGCTGTTCGCCTATGTCTGGACCGCGTTCTGA
- the tatA gene encoding Sec-independent protein translocase subunit TatA — protein sequence MGLDDIWHWLIVLVIVLLIFGTSKLRNAGSDIGAAVRNFKKAMKEDADAAKEAKDGGVERLQADAPVAEAAKDAAKPQDHAP from the coding sequence ATGGGTTTAGATGACATTTGGCATTGGCTGATTGTGCTGGTGATCGTGCTGTTGATCTTCGGCACGAGCAAGCTGCGCAACGCGGGTTCGGACATTGGCGCGGCAGTGCGCAACTTCAAGAAAGCGATGAAGGAGGACGCGGACGCGGCCAAGGAGGCCAAGGACGGCGGCGTGGAGCGCCTGCAGGCGGATGCGCCGGTCGCGGAGGCGGCCAAGGACGCGGCCAAGCCGCAGGATCACGCCCCGTAA
- the tatB gene encoding Sec-independent protein translocase protein TatB: MFGIDFNELLLIAVVALVVLGPEKLPGAARTAGALVRRARTAWASVQAEVAGELDKDALTRQWREGAAALRGVASEARATLGEAREALQPAVHAADAARAGMTEVAAELARSIGELRTLAARLDGAAGAERDALRAVAADLRAAADQLAATPEMAADAAALADATAPATQAVAQSLTEIAQRLQQVPAATLAVAPDADAPAARPVPAPPHSA; the protein is encoded by the coding sequence GTGTTCGGCATCGACTTCAACGAGCTGCTGCTGATTGCGGTGGTGGCGCTGGTGGTGCTGGGCCCGGAGAAGCTGCCGGGCGCGGCGCGGACCGCCGGGGCGCTGGTGCGGCGTGCGCGCACGGCCTGGGCCAGCGTGCAGGCCGAGGTGGCGGGCGAACTGGACAAGGACGCGCTCACCCGGCAGTGGCGCGAGGGCGCCGCGGCGCTGCGTGGGGTGGCCAGCGAAGCGCGCGCGACGCTGGGCGAAGCGCGTGAAGCGCTGCAGCCGGCCGTGCACGCGGCGGACGCGGCGCGCGCCGGCATGACGGAGGTGGCCGCCGAACTGGCGCGCAGCATCGGCGAGTTGCGCACGCTGGCGGCACGCCTGGATGGCGCGGCCGGCGCCGAGCGCGACGCACTGCGCGCGGTTGCCGCCGATCTGCGTGCCGCCGCCGACCAACTGGCCGCCACGCCGGAGATGGCCGCCGACGCGGCCGCGCTGGCGGACGCCACGGCCCCGGCCACGCAGGCCGTGGCGCAATCGCTGACCGAGATCGCGCAGCGCCTGCAGCAGGTGCCGGCGGCGACGCTCGCCGTGGCCCCGGATGCGGATGCGCCCGCCGCCCGCCCGGTGCCCGCCCCGCCGCACTCCGCATGA
- the tatC gene encoding twin-arginine translocase subunit TatC, producing MSAADAPGSPGGLIAHLLELRSRLLKAALAVLVALLALLPFSEKLYALLARPLIERLPKGAHMIAIEVTGPFLTPIKLTFVVALFAAMPAVLYQIWAFVSPGLYRHEKRLALPLLVAAVLLFYTGCAFAYFLILPAAFHFLTLVTPPGVSMMTDIGHYLSFVLHVFFAFGLCFEVPVIVVVLAALGVVSVAKLRSARRYVIVGAFVVAAIITPPDVLSMTLLAVPMVLLYEIGVLVAAMLVRQKAARAAQHQDGDPR from the coding sequence ATGAGCGCCGCTGACGCCCCCGGCAGCCCCGGCGGCCTGATCGCGCACCTGCTGGAGCTGCGCTCGCGCCTGCTCAAGGCCGCGCTGGCCGTGCTCGTGGCGCTGCTGGCGCTGCTGCCGTTTTCCGAAAAACTCTACGCGCTGCTGGCGCGGCCACTAATCGAGCGCCTGCCCAAGGGCGCGCACATGATCGCCATCGAGGTCACCGGGCCGTTCCTCACCCCGATCAAGCTGACCTTCGTGGTGGCGCTGTTCGCGGCCATGCCGGCGGTGCTGTACCAGATCTGGGCCTTCGTCAGCCCCGGCCTGTACCGCCACGAAAAACGCCTGGCGCTGCCGCTGCTGGTCGCCGCGGTGCTGCTGTTCTACACCGGCTGCGCGTTCGCCTATTTCCTGATCCTGCCGGCGGCGTTCCATTTCCTCACCCTGGTCACCCCGCCCGGCGTGTCGATGATGACCGACATCGGGCATTACCTGAGCTTTGTGCTGCACGTGTTCTTCGCCTTCGGCCTGTGCTTCGAGGTGCCGGTGATCGTGGTGGTGCTGGCCGCGCTGGGCGTGGTCAGCGTGGCCAAGCTGCGCAGCGCGCGGCGCTACGTGATCGTCGGCGCGTTCGTGGTGGCCGCGATCATCACCCCGCCGGACGTGCTGTCGATGACCCTGCTGGCGGTGCCCATGGTGCTGCTGTACGAGATCGGCGTGCTGGTCGCCGCCATGCTGGTGCGGCAGAAGGCCGCGCGTGCCGCACAACACCAGGATGGCGATCCGCGCTGA
- the petA gene encoding ubiquinol-cytochrome c reductase iron-sulfur subunit codes for MANSPIQKAPAGELIMDSIRPESEVRPDRRQFLIAAAGVLGAGAVGLFADILIDNMNPGKAVEALGAPIDVDISRMEPGQLLLVEWKKKPVWILKREGWMLNTLAEPSLLRRLKDPHSKQNQQPAQEYVNGNYRALRPDMFIAVALCTHMQCIPDYRPAPHTVTPWWPGGFHCACHGSMYDFSARVLEGSPAPLNIPIPPYYWKTATMVTIGEANKSGIDKNWTPDIW; via the coding sequence ATGGCGAATAGCCCGATTCAAAAAGCGCCCGCTGGCGAGCTGATCATGGATTCGATTCGTCCCGAGAGCGAGGTACGACCCGACCGCAGACAGTTTCTCATCGCCGCTGCCGGTGTCCTGGGCGCGGGTGCAGTCGGTCTGTTTGCGGACATTCTGATCGACAACATGAATCCCGGGAAAGCTGTTGAGGCTCTGGGCGCACCGATCGACGTCGACATAAGCCGGATGGAACCCGGGCAGTTGCTTCTCGTGGAATGGAAGAAGAAACCAGTATGGATCTTGAAACGTGAAGGCTGGATGCTGAACACCCTGGCCGAACCGTCACTGCTGCGGCGACTCAAGGATCCACACAGCAAACAGAACCAGCAGCCCGCGCAAGAATATGTGAATGGCAACTATCGGGCCCTGCGACCGGACATGTTCATAGCCGTGGCATTGTGCACGCACATGCAATGCATTCCGGACTATCGGCCCGCGCCGCATACGGTGACGCCGTGGTGGCCGGGTGGATTTCATTGTGCCTGCCACGGATCCATGTACGACTTTTCCGCGCGCGTGCTCGAGGGTTCGCCAGCACCATTGAACATTCCGATTCCACCGTATTACTGGAAAACCGCCACGATGGTCACCATAGGCGAGGCGAACAAATCGGGCATCGACAAGAATTGGACTCCCGATATTTGGTAA
- a CDS encoding c-type cytochrome, which yields MKIAEHMPKPATAIALFLVAFCSVADVHAKADYHGIPLGAAAAKQGSALIAVCAACHGITGNSAAAEYPNLAAQRYNYLLKQLEDFRDGARKSTIMSGMAMTIPASANNQNLKEIAAYFSRQPLLPAEVAAGPGMRADATQLKEGQKIYTQGLANDNIPACAACHGLGADGNGPMAIPALALQHQVYLLTQLDQFASGARRNSPGQVMTSIARAMTKPQMQAVAAYLQQLNPDSTLGIGPKNYGEYTKTVELHQQAEKSALVAAPHGVAKPKAETVQSKPIR from the coding sequence ATGAAAATTGCCGAACATATGCCCAAGCCAGCCACCGCGATTGCGTTGTTTTTGGTTGCGTTTTGCAGTGTGGCCGATGTGCATGCGAAAGCTGATTATCACGGGATACCATTGGGAGCGGCGGCGGCCAAGCAAGGCAGCGCCTTGATCGCGGTGTGTGCAGCGTGTCATGGAATAACTGGGAACAGTGCCGCAGCCGAATATCCCAATCTGGCGGCACAGCGCTACAACTATCTGCTGAAGCAACTGGAAGATTTCCGGGACGGCGCGCGCAAATCGACGATCATGAGTGGCATGGCGATGACCATACCTGCCTCGGCCAATAATCAAAACCTGAAAGAAATCGCCGCATATTTCTCGCGTCAACCATTACTGCCGGCGGAAGTGGCGGCAGGCCCCGGCATGCGCGCAGACGCCACCCAGTTGAAGGAAGGACAGAAAATCTATACGCAGGGACTGGCAAACGACAACATTCCTGCCTGTGCCGCATGCCACGGACTTGGCGCGGACGGCAATGGGCCGATGGCGATTCCCGCGCTGGCATTGCAACACCAGGTTTACCTGTTGACGCAGCTTGACCAATTCGCCAGCGGCGCGCGGCGCAATAGTCCTGGACAAGTCATGACCAGCATTGCCAGGGCCATGACAAAGCCGCAGATGCAGGCGGTTGCCGCCTATCTACAGCAGTTGAATCCTGATTCGACTCTCGGCATCGGACCAAAGAATTACGGCGAATACACCAAGACCGTCGAACTGCACCAGCAAGCAGAAAAATCCGCTCTCGTGGCCGCGCCGCATGGTGTTGCCAAGCCGAAAGCAGAGACCGTCCAATCCAAGCCAATACGCTGA
- a CDS encoding cytochrome b, translating to MNNIDQSRAKRVFGWFDQRLPISSLWRTQVAEYPAPKNFNLWYIFGSLALLVLVMQLATGLFLAIHYQPNPHLAFWSVARTIQRDSHWGWLIRDMHIVGASAFFVLVYLHMYRGIMYGSYKKPRELLWLIGIFIYLALAAEAFLGYLLPWGQMSYWGSAVVTNFVTAIPGIGKPIAQWLRGSFVIGLPTLNRFFVFHVFLMPVLLLALVLVHLIALHQVGSNNPDGVEIHDNTNESSWPRDGIPFHPYYTVKDLFGVSVFFVVFFWFVFYRPDGWGFLLDKLNYTPANILHTPSDIHPLWFFLPFYAMLRGVPNKLYGIMAFAGSFALLACLPLLDRNPIRSIRYRSVLYKLNILMMPASFLWLGYVAHGFATEHNMVYGLHVTEVFYATFLVLPFFNKRRAIGATVAWLVATEAVVFLIDLWMYSIHAHGWALMLLTDWIPAAYLLLLFGLAILFPALTRDTQHLPERLTAGGIFH from the coding sequence ATGAATAACATTGACCAATCAAGAGCAAAGCGAGTGTTTGGCTGGTTCGACCAGAGACTGCCCATTTCGTCGCTCTGGCGCACGCAGGTCGCCGAGTATCCGGCACCGAAAAATTTCAATCTGTGGTACATCTTCGGTTCGCTGGCGCTGCTGGTTCTGGTCATGCAGCTTGCGACTGGCTTATTTCTGGCCATTCATTACCAACCCAACCCGCATCTGGCGTTCTGGTCGGTGGCGCGCACGATCCAGAGAGATTCGCATTGGGGCTGGCTGATCCGTGACATGCACATCGTCGGTGCTTCGGCGTTTTTCGTGCTCGTCTATCTGCACATGTACCGCGGCATCATGTACGGCTCATACAAAAAGCCCCGCGAATTGTTGTGGCTGATCGGTATCTTTATCTACCTGGCATTGGCCGCAGAGGCATTTCTTGGCTACCTGTTGCCATGGGGGCAAATGTCGTACTGGGGCTCGGCCGTCGTCACCAATTTCGTGACTGCGATACCGGGCATTGGCAAGCCGATCGCGCAGTGGTTGCGCGGCTCGTTCGTGATCGGACTGCCGACTTTGAACCGGTTCTTCGTGTTCCACGTGTTTCTGATGCCGGTCCTGTTGCTGGCGCTGGTGCTGGTCCATCTCATCGCGCTGCACCAGGTCGGCTCGAACAATCCGGATGGAGTCGAGATTCACGACAATACCAACGAATCATCATGGCCGCGTGACGGAATCCCGTTTCACCCGTATTACACCGTGAAAGATCTGTTCGGTGTCAGCGTGTTTTTCGTCGTGTTTTTCTGGTTCGTATTCTATCGACCGGATGGCTGGGGTTTTCTGCTGGACAAGTTGAACTATACACCTGCAAATATCCTGCATACGCCCAGCGACATTCACCCGCTGTGGTTCTTTCTACCATTTTACGCAATGCTGCGCGGTGTACCCAACAAGCTGTATGGGATCATGGCATTTGCCGGCTCATTTGCATTGCTGGCGTGCCTGCCGCTGCTCGACCGTAATCCGATTCGCTCGATTCGCTATCGCTCGGTACTGTACAAATTAAACATCCTGATGATGCCGGCATCATTTTTGTGGCTGGGTTATGTCGCCCACGGCTTCGCCACCGAGCACAACATGGTGTACGGGCTTCATGTCACCGAGGTCTTTTACGCCACGTTCCTGGTGCTGCCATTTTTCAACAAGCGGCGCGCGATCGGTGCCACGGTGGCCTGGCTGGTCGCCACGGAGGCCGTGGTTTTTCTGATCGACCTCTGGATGTACTCCATCCATGCGCATGGATGGGCCCTGATGCTGCTGACGGACTGGATTCCGGCGGCTTACCTGTTGCTGTTGTTCGGACTGGCGATTCTGTTCCCGGCACTGACCCGTGACACCCAGCACCTGCCTGAGCGACTTACTGCGGGTGGGATTTTCCATTGA
- a CDS encoding cytochrome c1, translating into MTTRTPAWKSGLLVVLLSTLLLAVSGSAALASVTTTQPPLRHIKINLHDKAALQTGALYTLHMCTACHGIQGERYSELPPVLGLSKSQFLKYIGTDGRHYHDTITTSMSPELMTKFLNMEPPDLTDIALRRSPAWLYTYLTSFYVDPARPTGVNNVVFYNVAMPDVFAGMQGLQKPVLVTGLRFGSPARIAVGVQPLTQGTMSQAQFDQTARDIVTFLYAVAHPHQAERARLGPWIIGLFLGLSLLTYFIYKLYWRRVITSHERWWRIGR; encoded by the coding sequence ATGACAACACGCACTCCAGCATGGAAATCCGGTTTGCTTGTGGTGCTTCTATCCACTCTGCTGCTGGCGGTGTCCGGCAGCGCGGCGCTGGCATCGGTAACGACCACGCAACCACCGTTGCGGCATATCAAGATCAATCTGCATGACAAAGCGGCATTGCAGACGGGTGCCCTGTATACATTGCACATGTGCACCGCGTGTCACGGGATCCAGGGCGAGCGCTACAGCGAACTGCCGCCGGTCCTTGGTTTGAGCAAATCGCAGTTCCTGAAATACATCGGCACCGACGGGCGCCACTACCACGACACCATCACCACGAGCATGTCGCCCGAGTTGATGACGAAATTCCTGAACATGGAGCCGCCGGATCTGACCGATATCGCGCTGCGCCGCTCGCCCGCCTGGCTATACACGTATCTGACTTCATTTTATGTCGATCCGGCGCGGCCGACCGGCGTCAACAACGTCGTGTTCTACAATGTTGCCATGCCTGATGTTTTCGCCGGCATGCAGGGACTGCAAAAGCCGGTCTTGGTGACGGGCTTGCGCTTTGGCAGCCCGGCCAGGATCGCGGTCGGTGTGCAGCCCTTGACGCAAGGTACGATGTCGCAGGCGCAGTTTGATCAGACCGCGCGGGACATTGTCACGTTTCTGTACGCAGTCGCACATCCGCATCAGGCCGAGCGGGCCCGGCTTGGGCCATGGATCATCGGTCTGTTTCTCGGGCTTTCGTTGCTGACTTATTTCATCTACAAATTGTACTGGCGGCGGGTGATTACCAGCCATGAGCGCTGGTGGAGGATCGGGCGATGA